The DNA region TTCTCTCCGTCCTCAGCGACGACGCGAAGACCCAACTCGGCGACGAACTCGGCGGTGTGTTTCGGCACGATGCGTCCCGCCTCCCGCCGGGCGTGCAGCATCGGCAAGACAGTGAGGAGGTCCTCGCCCGTCTCGATAGTCGGTTGCATCGGGACGAAATCCACGTCGAGGCCCGCGTCGTGGCCACGAGCGGCGAGCGTCTCTATCTCGGAGGCGGTGAACGCCTCGGCGAAATCTATCGTGTCGGTGAACGCCGCGTAGTAGCACCGACCGTCCGTCGAGGGGCCGAGCACGACGGGCGTCGAGCGGAGCTTCATCGCCGCCGAGTCGACGAGCGTCCGCGTGAGAAGCGGGGCGTTCCCGCGGACGACAGCGACGGACTGCTCGCCCTCCGTGTTCAGGAGGTGCGAGACGGTGTTACCCGCGCGGGCGTCGAATGTCGAACCGACCTGTTTCTCGACGCGGACGTCGGAGAGGTCACCGAGCGCGTCGGCGGCGACGGCGCGAACCGCCGCGGCCGCCGGTTCGTCGGTGACGAACTCGTCGGGAAGGAGGTCGTCGGGCCGGTAGTTGACGAGCAGTTCGCCGCCCGAGCGAACGGCGGCGAGGAACGTGTCTCTCAGCATCGCGGCGTAGAGGTCGGCGGCTTCGGATTCGGTGAGCGGACTCGTCTCGGCGAGGTTCGGGAGGACGAGGCCCGGTCGCGGCGGGTCGGCGAGAACGGCGACGACGGTCATGCTCGTCCCTCGTAGCGGCATCTCCTTGAACTCGCTGGTGTGTCGCCGCGGAGGCGGTCATCGAATTCAGGAGAGACGGAGAGAAAACGGCGGTCGCGCGCTCCCGTCGCGACCGACGAGAACGTTATCGCTGCTGGGGTAGTTCGTACACGTCCACTTCGCCGGTGCTGAAGACGACGACTTCG from Haloprofundus halobius includes:
- a CDS encoding TIGR04282 family arsenosugar biosynthesis glycosyltransferase, whose protein sequence is MTVVAVLADPPRPGLVLPNLAETSPLTESEAADLYAAMLRDTFLAAVRSGGELLVNYRPDDLLPDEFVTDEPAAAAVRAVAADALGDLSDVRVEKQVGSTFDARAGNTVSHLLNTEGEQSVAVVRGNAPLLTRTLVDSAAMKLRSTPVVLGPSTDGRCYYAAFTDTIDFAEAFTASEIETLAARGHDAGLDVDFVPMQPTIETGEDLLTVLPMLHARREAGRIVPKHTAEFVAELGLRVVAEDGEKRVVRA